TCTGGCTGTTTCACGGCGCGACGAACCACCAGGGGCTGTGGCTGTTCCTCATCCAGGTCGAGACGACCGACGCGACGTCGGCGTTCGGCTTCCGGACGATCGGCACCTGGCTCGCCCACGTCGCCAACCCCCACGAACCGCCGCCCGCGTGGCGGGTCTCGATGAGAAAAATACCGTGGGGAATATATCCTTCGGACGATGGCGGGCGTTCGTCGGGCGAGCCCGCTGACGGCGATGCCCGGCGAACCCTGCATTTCGGTTCCTGGGTGACCCGGGTTGGAGACGAACTGTACGTCTACGGCGTCGACGAGCGGCTTGGAAAGCGGGGGATGATCGTCGCGAAGGTTCCCGTTTCCCGCATCGGCCGGTTCGACCGGTGGCGGTTTCTCGGCCCCGACGGCTGGGTGAAGGATTTCCGGGCCTGCCGGACCCTGGCGGATGACATCACCACCGAATACTCGGTCACGCCGATGAAAAACGTGCCTGGAAAGGGCGAGCCTCGCTACCTGCTGATCCAGTCGGCCGGGAACCTTTCGCCGGATATTCTTGCCCGCGAAGGCCCTTCTCCCGTCGGGCCCTGGAGCGAGCCGCGCGTCATCTTCACCTGCCCCGAACCGGCCCGCCGGCAGGAGGTGTTCACATACGCCGCGAAAGCCCATCCCGAGCTTTCCGATGAGGCGGGGACGGTCATTTCCTACGTGGCGAACTCGGTGCAGTTCAAGGACCTCGTCGACCACGCCTGGATCTACTGGCCCAGGTTCATCCGGCTTCCCGCCGAAACCAGGTTTTCCGGCGATTGATGCGGCGGGGAAGTTGTACTATGATGGGGCCGGCCCGGCTGATTTCTGATTGATTCGGAGCGAGGTGCGAGATGACGCAACGGATGTCCATGGAGACCTGGGAAGAGGCGTTCGAGAAAATCTGCGAGGAAAAACTCCAGGAAGAGCCCCTGTATGATTATATTCACCTGTATAAAAAAGGCCTGAGCCCCGAAAAGGCCTTTCTCGCCTACCTGAAGGAAAACCCTGACTACGAGGAGAAAATGCAGGAGCTTCTCGACGAGAAGGAGGAGGCGGAAATCCCGCCGATGGATCCCGCCGAACTCGCCCGGATCCAGGAAAAGGTGAAACTCCGGCAGGAGGCCATGGAACGGCTGAGCCGCTACTGCCCCGAATGCGCCCGCGACATGGCCGGCAAGAAAGTCTGCAAATGCGGCTACAAAAAGAAAAAGACCGGAGCCCTCTGAATCGCACCTGAAAAGATCATCCGCAGATGACGCATGTCGGACGAGATGCCCCGGGCGCCATTTGAGTGTATAATAATTCACATATAATGATGGAGGGGCGGGTTTGAAACCCGCCCCTCCAGGCAATTACGGGATTGTGAAAGGTCAGTCGAGCGAGCGGGTCGAGCCTTCGCCGAAGGTGACGCTGAAGATCCGGTTTTCCTCGACGGCCCTGAGGCTGAAGAAGGTCACGTCGATCTGCGGGTTGACGAGCTTGCCGCCGAGCAGATGCTTCTCGTAGGCCTTGGGCTTCGACTCCTTGAACTCGGCCCAGAGTTTGGTGTCGGTTTTCCCCTTGATGGCGGCGACGGCGTTGCGGATGTTCGGGAACTTCTTCTGCTGAACCGTCGAGATCGTGCTTTCACCGGCATTCGGATCGCCCTTGCTCGAATAGACGGACTGGACGATCACGTCCTTCACGAAGTCGCCCTCGTAGGGGCCGCTGGAAAGGAACGCGGTGACATCCTTCTCGAGGCCGGCAAACACGATGGTCACCGTGTATTTCTTGAAGAAGACGATGCCGTTGGCCACCTTGTGCTTGAAGAGAATCTCGCCTTTTTCCCAGCTCTTGATGAGCCGCTCGATCGTCGTGACCTCGCGATCGAGCGCCTCTTCGCTCTTGCCCTTCACGACCACATACCCGTAGGTCGCGGCGTGCACGGCGCCCGTGACGAAGAGAGCGAGAAGGATGGCAATGATAAGCCTGAAGGGCGATTTCCCGAACATGTATTTTCTCCCTGATGATGAATTTCGTTCAATTGTACGGAAAAATCGCGAAACCCACAAATTTCACGTCGAAATTGCGTGGAATGCGCGTTTTCGGACTCGTCATCTCCCTTCCGAAATTGACATTCCCGGAGGGGGGGATACGTTTACATCAAACGAATGTTTTTCCCGCCCCCGGAGCACAAGAGTGTCCGCGTTTCATTGAGAGGAGTCTTATATGGAAAAACAGATCGGTGTTTGGGTGGACCACAGAAAGGCCGTCATCGTGACGATCTGGGAGGAAAAGGAGACGGTTCAGATCGTTCGTTCGTCGCTCGAGACGACGGGCCATCCCCTGGGCGTTGCGTCTCAATACGGCGGCCAGGACATGCAGGCCGATGACACCCTCCAGAGACATTCGGCCACGTATCTGAAAAAATTCTATGCCGACATTGCATCGTATGTGAAAAATGCAGATTCCATCATGCTGATGGGACCCGGCGAAGCCAAGATCGAACTCCGCAAGAGCCTCGAACGCCGGATGATGGGCGACAGGATCGTCGACGTCATGCCGGCCGACAAACTGACCGAGCGCGAAGTCGTCCTCAAGGTTCGTGCCTACTACGCGAAATCCTGAAGTGTTCGCCCCGGGGCGGGAACTCTTTTGAAGGGGGCCGGCGGGCGAATTGCAGGCCCGGCGGCGTAGGGGCGGATCGTGATCCATCCGTGTTTCCCAATGCCGAATGCCGTTCGCGAAAATTTCGCGGGAAATGGTATAGTGCTTTCCGGGAGTTGTTCGCGGGTTTCTGCTGCCTGCGGAATGCCAGGGAGGAAACGATGACGCATACGGAACATCTGCTGGGCGAGTTCGTGAAGGCACTTGCGTTTGCCGCGGGGAAACACCGGAACCAGCGCCGCAAGGACGCCGAGGCGTCGCCGTATATCAATCACCCCATCGCTCTCGCGGACATTCTCGTCAACGAAGGCGGCGTCACCGACGGCGTCGTTCTCTGCGCCGCCGTTCTGCACGACACGATCGAGGATACGAAGACGACCGTCGAGGAGCTGAAAGAGCAGTTCGGCCACCGCGTGACGTCGATCGTTCTCGAGGTCACCGACGACAAGTCGCTCGACAAGGACGTCCGGAAGCAGAAGCAGATCGAGCATGCCCCGCACATTTCGCGCGAGGCGAAGCTGGTCAAGCTGGCCGACAAAATCTGCAACCTGCGCGACATTCTCGCGTCGCCACCGGCCGGCTGGCCGCCCGAGCGCAAGCAGAAGTATTTCGAGTGGGCTGCGAACGTGGTCGCCGGCCTGCGTGGCGTTCACCCGGGCCTCGAAGCCGTTTTCGACGGCCTGCTTGCCCGACGGAACGAACTGGGGTGACGGGGCCGGCCCCCATCGCCGGAGGCATGAACGATGGAAGGATCACCGAAACCGAATTCCGACCCGGAAAAAGACCTGTTTGCCCGTGACGAACGGGGCCGGACGCCGCTTTTCCGCGCGGCGGAGCAGGGCCTGAAAAAAGAAGTCGAGGAAATGCTCGACAGCCTGAGGGGAACCGGTTTCTGCCCGCCGCGGCTCGGCCTCATCGAGATTCGCGACGCCGACGGTTTCACGGCCGCCGACGCGGCGGAGCGGAACGGCCACGCTGAGATCGCGAAACTGCTGCGCACCGAGGCCGCCCGCATGGAGTTCTTCGAGTAAGGCTTCCCGAGCGGCTTCCGGTGGGATCGAACACTCTTCGCCCTCGAGTCCTGCAGAATGAAAACCAACCGTTCGCCCTGAGCCTGTCGAAGGGCGAGGCTTCTCGTGCTTCGACAGGCTCAGCACGAACGGGAACGTAACATTGGCCCTTGCTTCGCAGGGTTCAGGAAGAGCCCCATTCAGAATTGAATTGGGCTCTTGTAGGGCAGCAAGACCTTCTCTTCGACGGAGACGAGCCGATGGGGAAAGGCGCGGTTCACCGTCCAGACGATGCGCTTGATGCCGGTCCATTCGTTGAAAACGTGGTATTCGACGCGCGCTCGGTCCCCCTCCAGCGTGACGCGTGGCCGGAAGTCGATCGTGCGGCCTTTCTCCGCCTCTTCTTTTTTATACGCTCCCAGAACGCCGTCGAATGTCCGCTGATCGAGAATCGGCAGGAACATGTAGTAGACGGCGTGCCAGTGAATGTAGAACTGCTCCCCGATCAGCACCATGATTGCCAGCTGGAGGAACCCGTCGGGCGTGCCGTCGGCGACAATGCTGCCGAGATACACCGGGTCGTACCGGCTCGCGTCGCCGATAAAATAACGCTTTGGATATATCTTTTTGAATTCGGCGAAGCTGGGAAAGGCCGCCTGGTCTGAAGGCCGCGCATACAGGACGGGATGGCCGCCGAGTTCCTGGTAATCGTAGACGAAGTCGAGGACCTGGCCTGAGGCGATGCCCAGGCGGGGAAACAGCGCCAAGAACTCGTTGGGGTCATACCCGCCCTTGTCGAGCGCCCCGCCCTTCTTTGTGAGAGCCTTCGGCGTCGGCTTTCCGTGCAGCTTCTGCGCTGCTTTCAGGATCTTCACCATCCCATCGAGATCGAGCCCCTCTTCCGCGGAAATCCCGGGAATACAGACCAACTGCAACAGCAGGGTGAAAACCATGAAGAGCCGAAGCCTCATTACGTATCCTCCATTGGCATGGTTCGATGACCGCTCTGTCGTCCGAGCGAAATGCCTTGCGCGATGATACCATGAAGGTTGAGGGAGTCCATTGCCGGGAAGTATTCTGTCCCGCAACGAAAGGAGTATCTGCATGAAAAAGCGGATCGGGATCTGGGTTGACCGGCGGAGGGCCATCATCGTGACGGTCGGGCAGGGGGAGGAGCTGGTGCGGGTCGTCACCTCGCCGCTCGAGGGAGCCGGCGCGCCGAAGGGCCGCTCCCAGCATGGACAGCACGATATCGTGGCCGACGCGGCTCAGTTGAACCAGGAAACGATATATTTGAAGAAATATTATAACGAGATCGTCGACCAGGTGAAGGACGCCGACTATCTGATGCTCATGGGGCCGGGCGAAGCCAGGGTCGAGCTGCGCAACGCCCTCGAACAGCGGTCGCTCGGCTACAAGATTCTCGAAGTGAAGCCCGCCGAAAAAATGACCGACCGCGAGGCCATGCTCGCCGTGCGCGACTACTACGCCGGCCATCAGCTGCCCTGACACACCGAACGGCCGGGCCTCCGTAAAAAATACCAATGTCTATGTAGGGGCGGGTCTCAGCCCCGCCCCTGCGGTCATTTTTGAAACTTGTAGCTATTTGATTGAAGGTGTGGTAACCTTGATACATCACATGATGCGTTTTCAAGCGTTCGTGTGAATGGCCGGAACGAACCGGCCCGCGAAGAGGTCTGACGATCCTTCGCATCCATGGGGCCATCATGGCCCGGACGGCGGCCTGACCGGCGCATCCACCGTTTCTCCCCCTCCGCCGGAGGAGCCGGCGCAATCACGCTTTTGCGGCGCCGGGAAAGGGTTCCATTTATTTCCATGTCTCAGAATTATTCACGCAACAATTTTTCCTCGACCACGACGCACCGCACGAACGACGTTCGCAACCACCAGCCCCGACACCGGGACAACACCGGCCGCCAGCCGGCCGGCCAGGGCCTGCCCACCCGGGCTGAAACGCCGACCGCTTCGCCGACGGCTTCCGTTGCGACTCCCGTCGTGACCGAGTTCGCCGGGTTCGGCCTGTTCCCGGCCCTGAACCAGGGTCTCAAGGACCTCGGCTTCGCGCGTCCGACGCCGATCCAGGCCCAGTCTATTCCGCCGGCCCTGCTGGGCCGCGACGTGCTGGCCTGCGCCATGACGGGAAGCGGCAAAACGGCGGCGTTCATGCTGCCGATCCTGAACCGGCTCCTGCAGGGCGGCGCCGGCCGCACTCGTGCGCTCGTTCTCTCTCCCACCCGCGAGCTGGCCGCCCAGATCGCCGAGCACGCCTCCGAGCTGGCCCGGCATACGGCGCTCCGCATCACGCCCGTCTTCGGCGGCGTCGGCATGGGGCCCCAGCAGGCCGCCTTCGAGCGTGGCGACGAGGTCATCGTCGCCACGCCCGGCCGGCTGCTCGACCATTTTCAGTATGACTACGCGAAGCTCGCCGATCTGAACGTGCTCGTTCTCGACGAGGCCGATCGTATGCTCGACATGGGTTTTCTGCCCGACATCCGGCGCGTGCTGCGGCATCTGCCGGCCACGCCGCGCCAGACGCTGTTCTTCTCGGCCACGATGCCCGCCCCGATCGCCGAGTTGTCGCGCGAGATGCTGAAAAATCCCGTCGCGATCGACATCGAACGGCCCTCGAAGCCCGCGACCGGCATTTCCCAGACCGTCTACCCGGTTTCCTCTGAGCTGAAGTCGAAACTCCTCCTCAAACTGCTCGAAGATCCGAACATCAAAAACGTGCTCGCGTTTACCCGCACCAAGCACCGGGCGAATCGGCTGGCCGACTTCCTCGACAGGAACGGCGTCCCCTGCGCCCGCATCCACGGCAACCGCAGCCAGCAGCAGCGCACCGAGGCTCTCGCCGGATTCAAGAACGGCGAATACCGGGTGCTCGTCGCCACCGACATCGCGGCCCGCGGCATCGACATCGAAGCCCTCTCCCATGTCGTGAACTTCGACGTGCCGCACATCGTCGAGGATTACATCCACCGCATCGGCCGCACGGCCCGCGCCTCAATGGTCGGCGACGCCTGGACGCTGGTCGCCCCCGACGAGGAAAACGACCTCCGTCAGATCGAGCGGCATCTCGCCAAGCGCCTGCCCCGGGCGACGCTCGCCGAGTTCGATTACACCCAGAAGACGAACGAACGGCTGGAAATTCCGCTTGCCGAGCGTATCGCCGCGATCCGGGCCCGCAAGTCCGAGGAGCGTGCCCGCGCCAGGGCCAAGGCCGAGGCGAAGAATGCCCGCATTCTCGCCGAGGAAACCCGCCGGCTCGAGAAGGAGGCGGCCCGCGCAGCTGCCGCTTCACGCCAGCGAATCCAGGCCCCCGCCCGCCGGCCGGCCCAGACCGGGAATCGCGGTCAGTCCCAGGCGGGATGCCAGTCCCGCCCGGCTCCCCGGACGCCGGCCCCCTGGCACGCCGATGACGATCGTGCCGCACCCCGCCGCCGATAACCGATAGCAGTCCCCTGGACGCAGAGGCGCATCACGATGCGCCTCTGTTGCTTTATACGGGAAAACATCTTGACAGGAGAACGAATGTACTCTATATTTGAATTAGAGAACGAACGTTCACCGAGGTGATGGAAATGACGCCAAAGGCCAATGATGGGGCATACCTGAAACGCCTCCAGGATTATTATGCGCGCTTCCGGGGGTTGCCGTCGTATAACCGGTTGAGCGAGCTGCTGGGGCTGGCTTCGCGGTCAGCGGTCAGTAAAGTGCTTCAGCGGCTGAGGCAGGCGGGGTATCTCGAACGCACCCCTGATGACGTCTGGGTGCCGGCGGCGCGGTTCTTCGAGCGGCCCGTGGCCGATGCGTCGGTGCCGGCTGGCCGGCCCGTCTCGATCGCCGAGGCAGGGACCGCGCCGTTCGCGATCGATCAGTATCTGGTGGCGACGCCATCGCGCACCGTCCTGGTGCCTGTTCGGGGCGACTCGATGATCGAGGCTGGCATCTGCGAGGGGGACGTGGCCGTGGTCGAGTGCGAGGCCCGGGCGGCGCCCGGCGACATCGTCGTGGCGGTCGTCGACGGCGAATACACGCTGAAAACGCTCGAGCGCGAAGCTGACCGGTACGTTCTGAAGCCCGCTAACGCCCGGTACGAAACGATCCGCCCGAAGGGACGCCTCGAAATCTTCGGCGTCGTCGTCGGCCTCGTCCGCAAATATCGCAAATAGCCCCAAGCCGGCTGTTTGCCTGGCGGGGCTGGTTTCAAACCCGCCCCGGCGCGAGGCCGGCAAGAAGAAAAGGCTGTGACTGACATGCGGGAAAACCTGAGGATGGTCGAAAACCCTTGGTATACGGGGGAAGTCGCACCTGCCGGAGGGCTGCTCGCGCGGCCGGTGCCGGCGGGTTTTCCATCCCCTGCCGATGATTACGTCGAGGCGCGCATCAGCCTCGACGAGCACCTGGTACGGCATCGCGAGGCGACGTTCTTTCTGCGGGTCGAGGGCGACTCGATGCGGAATCTCGGCATTTTCGACGGCGATCTCCTGGTGGTCGACCGGGCGCTGGTTCCCGTCGACGGAAGCGTGGTCATCGCCGTGGTCGACGGGGCGTTCACCGTCAAACAGCTGTATCGCACGGCCGGCGGCGGCGCGATTCTCAAGGCGGCGAACCCGGCGTATGCCGATATCGCGGTCTCCGCAGATTCCGAACTCGTCGTCTGGGGGGTGGTCAGATGGGCGATTCACCGGGTGTGGCCATGGAACGACGATCCATCGCGCTGATCGACGCGAACAATTTCTACGTCTCCTGCGAGCGGGTGTTCCGACCCGATCTCGAGGGGCGGCCGGTGGTCGTGCTGTCGAACAACGACGGCTGCATCGTGTCGCGATCGGCCGAGGCGAAGGCGATCGGCGTGCCGATGGGCGCGCCGTGGCATCAACAGAGCGTTCTGGCGCGCGAGCACGGCATCATCGCGTTGTCGAGCAATTACGCCCTGTATGCCGACATGTCGAACCGGTTCATGCGGCTGCTGGCTCGATTCAGTCCCCGCCAGGAAGTCTACTCGATCGACGAGTGTTTTCTCGACCTTGGCGACGTTCGGGGCCAACCGGCCGGTGAGGCGGTGCGGGTGGGGCATCGCATCCTCTCGCTGATACGGCGCCAGGTGGGACTGCCGGTGTGCGTCGGCGTCGGGCCGACCAAGACGCTGGCGAAGCTCGCCAACCGCATCGCCAAAAAGTTTCCCGAATGGCGGGGCGTCTGCGATCTTGGCCCGATGCCCGACGACGAGCGCGATGGGCTGATGGCGCGCGTTCCCGTCGACGACGTCTGGGGCGTCGGGTACAGATTCGCGATCCGGCTTCTCGCGATCGGCATCCGCACGGCTCTCGATCTTCGGCGTGCCGACCAGATTTTCATCAGGTCGCGGTTCAACGTCGTCCTCGCGCGCACGGTGGCCGAACTGAACGGTGTGCCCTGCATTGGCCTCGAAGAGGGGGCACCGCCGAAGCAACAGATCATCTCCTCCCGCTCCTTCGGGGTGCCGATTCGAGACGTTGTTTCTCTCGAAGAGTCGATCGTGGCCTACACGACGCGGGCGGCCGAAAAACTGCGCCGCCAGGCATCGGTGGCCGGCCTGGTGACGGTGTTCCTGACGACGAACCGGTTCCATGAGAGCGAAGAGCAGTATCATGCATCGCATACCGTCGCCCTGCCCGAGCCTTCCGACGATACCCGTCGGCTGGCGGCCGCGGCGGTCGGGGCGTTGCGGGCCATCTACAGGCCGGGGTTCGCCTATCACAAGACCGGCATCTTCCTTGGCGAGATTCACGGCCGCGACATCCGCCAGCCGCCTCTGTTCTTCTCGACCACAGACGCCGAGCGCGAACGGGGCCGCGCCCTCATGACGGCGATCGACGCGGTGAACGCCGCATACGGCCGAGGTGCCGTCCGGTTCCTGGGCGAAGGGACCTCCAGACCATGGAAACTCCGGTCGCAGTTCCGCTCGCCGAAGTATACGACCAGCCTCGCGGATATTCCGGTCGCACGGGCGGCCTGACGCGAAATACAGAAAAATTTCATTGTAGCTGCCAATATGATATACTGAACTCCACACCCCCCCTGCAAAGGGATGAAAAGTGAGCAGGAGCGTGAGAACGGACACCCCCGAACCCGGGCAATGCGCGCGGGCACTCGAGGCCAGCGAGGCGAAATATCGTACGCTTTTCGAGACGATCCGCGATGCGGCGTTCGTCGCCGACGGTACGACGGGCAGGATTCTCGAGGCAAACCGCCAGGCACAGAACATGCTGGGCTGGTCTCTCGATGAGTTCCGTACGAAAACATATCTTGACGTCCTGGTTCCCGCCTCGCGAGAAGAAGGAAAACGCCTGTTCGAGCTCGACAACGAGGAAATAGCCGGAAAGACCTACGAGCTGACCCTTCAGCATCGCGACGGGACATCCGTTCCGGTTCAAGGTTCGACGATGCTGTATATCGACGAAGCCGGCCGACGCCTGTCGTTCGGGGTTTTTCACGACCTGCGGGAACGGCGGAGCAAGGAGGCCGCTCTTCATCGCGAGGAGGCCCGTCTCGAGGCTGTTCTGAAACTGAACCAGATGCCGGCCATGAGGTTCGACGCCCTTGCCGAGTTCGCCCTCGAGGAAGCCGTGCGACTGACATTCAGTACCTACGGATTTCTCGCGCTGCTGAGCGCCGACGGCGCCACGGCCTCTCTGTACTGCCTCTCGAAATCCGCCCTGCGCGACTGCCGGATGCCGGTTTTGCCGACGCAGCTGAACGTGAAAATGTCCGGTGTCAGGGCCGAGGCGATCCGTCTGCGCAAACCCATGCTGCTGAACGGTCTTCCCGGCGACGGAACCGGAGACCTCTCGATTCCGGAGGGCCATGTCCCGATCAATCGCCTTCTCCTGGTGCCGATTCTCGATCGCGAGAATGTCGTCCTGCTCGCCGGCGCGGCGAACAAGGAAACCCCGTACGACGATTCCGACGTGAGGCAGCTGACGCTGCTGATGTCCGAGTTGTGGTGCGTGTATACCCGCAGGAAGGCCGAGGAGGAAGGACGGCAGCTCGAGAGCCAGATGAAACACGTGCAGAAGCTCGAAAGCCTGGGCGTTCTCGCGGGCGGCATCGCGCACGATTTCAATAATATATTGATGGCAATATTAGGGCACGTCGACCTGGTCAGGATGTCTCTGCCGTCCGAGCACGAGATACAGGGGCACCTCGAGCCGATCGTCACGGCGTCGAAGCGCGCCGCCGAGCTGTGCCGGCAGATGCTTGCCTACGCCGGCAAGAGCTACACCGAGCGAAAGAAACTCCAGCTGAACGACCTGATCCGGGAAATGTCGAAGATCATCGAGGTCAGTGTCTCGAAAAAGGCCGTGGTCGATTGCAGACTCGGAGACGGCCTTCCCGAGATTGAAGCCGATCCGGCGCAGGTGCGTCAGGTGTTGCTGAACCTCCTGACGAACGCGTCCGAATCGCTCGAGAACAAGCCAGGAACGATCATCATCCAGACAAAGGAGATGGAGTGCGACCAGGCGTTTCTTGCAGGCATATCCCTCGAAAAAAATGCACGGGAGGGCCGCTACGTCGCCCTGGAGATATCCGACACCGGCTGCGGCATGGATCCGTCGATCCAGGAGCGCATGTTCGACCCGTTCTTCACGACCAAGTTTACGGGGCGCGGCCTGGGCCTGGCGGCCGTCCTCGGCATCGTGCGGGGCCATCACGGCGCGATACGCGTCTACAGCAAGCCGGGCAACGGGACGACGTTTTGCGTCTTCTTTCCCGCCGTGGGTCACGGCGCTCCCGCCCCGCGGCCGAAGTGCGATATTTCGGCGTGGCGCAGCACGGGGACGATCCTGCTGGCAGACGACGAGGCCGAGATCCGCAGCGTGGCCTCGATGATGCTGTCGTATTACGGTTTCAAGGTCATCACCGCGAAAGACGGCAGGGAGGCGGTCGAGCTCTGCAGACGACATGGCGCCGAGCTGACCGCCGTGATGCTGGATCTGACGATGCCTCACCTCGACGGATACGAAGTGCATCTCCAGGTGAAAAATCAGTTTCCCCGGCTGCCGGTCATCCTGATGAGCGGCTACACCGAGGGCGAGAGCACCAGGCAGTTCGCGGACGACGGCCTGGCAGGCTTCCTCCAGAAACCCTTCGAGATCCGCTCCCTGGGGGAAAAACTCCGATCGATCCTGGAACCCTGACCGGTACCGGAACGACACCGGGATATCGTGTCTGACAGTGTCTCCAAGCCATGGGCCATTGCACGATGACTGACGCATCGAAGCGGACGATCATGCATATCGACATGGACGCGTTCTATGCGTCGGTCGAACAGCTCGACTGCCCGGAAATCCGCGGCAAGCCGATCGTCGTGGGCGGCACCCATCGCAGCGTCGTTTCGGCGGCTTCCTACGAAGCCCGGAAGTTCGGCATCCATTCGGCGATGCCGATGACCCAGGCGCTGAGGCTTTGCCCGCACGCGATCGTGCGGCCGGTCCGCATGTCGCGGTACCAGCAGATATCGGGCACGATCATGGCGTTTCTCGAGACGCTTTCGCTGCTCGTCGAACCGATGTCGTGCGATGAGGCGTATGTCGACATCACCGGCACCGAGCGGCTGTTCGGTCCCCCGGAGAAGCTCGCGATGCATGCCAAGGCGCGCATTCGCGAGTTGACCGGCGGCCTGACCTGCTCGGCCGGCATCGCCCCGGTCCGGTTTCTCGCAAAAATAGCATCTGATATGCGAAAGCCGGACGGCCTCGTGGTGATCGAACCGGACCAGGTCGTGGGGGTTCTCACGCCGCTTCCGATCGGCAGGCTGCCGGGCGTCGGCAGCCACACGGAGGAGGCGCTGAAGCGGCTCGGCATCCGTACCGTCGGCGACGTTCGGCGATACCCGCTGGAATGGTGGCGGAAACGATCGGGAAGCGGAGGCGTCGGGCTGTGGGAGATGGCGCACGGCATCGACGCCACCCCGGTCGTTCCCGACGGCGAGCCGAAATCGAGCAGCGCCGAGGATACGCTCGACAGCGACACGTTCGATCGCGACGAGCTCGGCCTCTGGATCAGGCGGCAGGCGGAGAGCGTCGCGGAAGACCTTCGGCGGCACGGGTATTTCGGCCGGACGGTTCGGCTCAAGATCAAATTTTCGGATTTCACGCAGATCACCCGCCAGGTCACCCTGCCGGAAGCCTCACAGAGCACGAAGCTGCTGACCGATACCGCCCTGGAGCTTCTTGCCGCCGAGGAACTGCCGAAGCCGGTACGATTGATCGGCGTGGGCATGGCCCATCTGACACGCGAGCCGCGTCAGCCGACCCTCTTCGGCGATGACGAACTTGCGCGGCTCGAAGCGCTCGATCACGCGGTCGACGCCGTCCGCCAGAAGTTCGGCCGGGCCGCCGTCCGTCGCGGCGGCCGCGAACCGGATGCCGGCGGTTAATCCGCACCGCCTTGGGGAAAATCCGTCTTCAGGTGGCGTCGCGATAGCGGGTGGCGTATGCTTGCGTGAGCACGGCGAATTTCGCTGAAGATGGCGCGATCTGAGCGGTTCGCATTCAATCATCACCCTCCGGGAGGCAATTCATGATCAACAGTCGTCGTTTGCGTGCTTCGAGATGGTTTGTCATTCTGATGGCGGCGGTCCTGGCATGGTCGGGATGCGGGACGGCCGATGCCGCCGATGATCCGCGGCCGGCCGACGTAAAGCAGGTGGCCGCCGGCGTCAATGCCTTGGGCCTGAAACTGCTGTCCAGCCTTTCCGCCGCCGCCCCGGGCAATCTGTTCTTCTCGCCGTTCAGCATTCACATTGCCTTCGCCATGCCGTTCGCCGGCGCTGCTGGCGAGACTCGTGCGGAGCTGGCGAAGACGTTCGCGTATCCGGTCGACGGCCAGGGAGCGCTTGCCGGCTTGTACGGCGATTTCATAAGGAGTTTTCCGGGATTCGGCGGCACGCCCGCTCCCGCCGATTACAAGCTGTCGGTGGCGAACGCCATCTGGGCCCA
The window above is part of the Candidatus Ozemobacteraceae bacterium genome. Proteins encoded here:
- a CDS encoding response regulator, with amino-acid sequence MRTDTPEPGQCARALEASEAKYRTLFETIRDAAFVADGTTGRILEANRQAQNMLGWSLDEFRTKTYLDVLVPASREEGKRLFELDNEEIAGKTYELTLQHRDGTSVPVQGSTMLYIDEAGRRLSFGVFHDLRERRSKEAALHREEARLEAVLKLNQMPAMRFDALAEFALEEAVRLTFSTYGFLALLSADGATASLYCLSKSALRDCRMPVLPTQLNVKMSGVRAEAIRLRKPMLLNGLPGDGTGDLSIPEGHVPINRLLLVPILDRENVVLLAGAANKETPYDDSDVRQLTLLMSELWCVYTRRKAEEEGRQLESQMKHVQKLESLGVLAGGIAHDFNNILMAILGHVDLVRMSLPSEHEIQGHLEPIVTASKRAAELCRQMLAYAGKSYTERKKLQLNDLIREMSKIIEVSVSKKAVVDCRLGDGLPEIEADPAQVRQVLLNLLTNASESLENKPGTIIIQTKEMECDQAFLAGISLEKNAREGRYVALEISDTGCGMDPSIQERMFDPFFTTKFTGRGLGLAAVLGIVRGHHGAIRVYSKPGNGTTFCVFFPAVGHGAPAPRPKCDISAWRSTGTILLADDEAEIRSVASMMLSYYGFKVITAKDGREAVELCRRHGAELTAVMLDLTMPHLDGYEVHLQVKNQFPRLPVILMSGYTEGESTRQFADDGLAGFLQKPFEIRSLGEKLRSILEP
- the dinB gene encoding DNA polymerase IV — encoded protein: MTDASKRTIMHIDMDAFYASVEQLDCPEIRGKPIVVGGTHRSVVSAASYEARKFGIHSAMPMTQALRLCPHAIVRPVRMSRYQQISGTIMAFLETLSLLVEPMSCDEAYVDITGTERLFGPPEKLAMHAKARIRELTGGLTCSAGIAPVRFLAKIASDMRKPDGLVVIEPDQVVGVLTPLPIGRLPGVGSHTEEALKRLGIRTVGDVRRYPLEWWRKRSGSGGVGLWEMAHGIDATPVVPDGEPKSSSAEDTLDSDTFDRDELGLWIRRQAESVAEDLRRHGYFGRTVRLKIKFSDFTQITRQVTLPEASQSTKLLTDTALELLAAEELPKPVRLIGVGMAHLTREPRQPTLFGDDELARLEALDHAVDAVRQKFGRAAVRRGGREPDAGG